In Vigna angularis cultivar LongXiaoDou No.4 chromosome 8, ASM1680809v1, whole genome shotgun sequence, one DNA window encodes the following:
- the LOC128193744 gene encoding uncharacterized mitochondrial protein AtMg00860-like has translation MDPVKVEAVLKWGRPKIVTKVQSFVGLTGYYRRFLERFSKIVGPLTQLTRKDEPFVWTDKREASFEEMKQRLTSTPILIIPDSSKSFEVYCDASYEGFSECLVYVEASQVQKAFQEGRKLEEKGAEQAQEGELEV, from the exons ATGGATCCAGTAAAAGTGGAAGCTGTGCTAAAGTGGGGGCGACCGAAAATTGTAACTAAAGTACAAAGCTTTGTAGGATTAACTGGTTATTATCGACGGTTTCTCGAAAGGTTTTCCAAGATTGTGGGTCCTCTAACTCAGTTAACTCGCAAAGATGAACCATTTGTGTGGACTGATAAGCGTGAAGCCAGTTTCGAAGAGATGAAGCAACGACTAACGTCAACACCAATATTAATCATTCCAGACTCTAGcaaatcttttgaggtgtaCTGTGATGCGTCATACGAAGGATTCAG TGAGTGTTTGGTGTATGTTGAAGCCTCTCAAGTTCAAAAggccttccaagagggaaggaagctgGAGGAGAAAGGTGCTGAACAAGCACAAGAAGGTGAACTTGAAGTATAG